AGTACAGGGCGAGCATTAACGCCACGAACCTGCTGGCAGCGAAGATCCTCAATCAACGCGGAAGCATCCAAAACAAAACGAGTATCTGCAGACAACTCAGGCACAAGGTAGTGGTAGTTAGTATCAAACCACTTGGTCATGGCCTGTGCAGGAAGGTTCTCAGTACCGCGGGCAGCTGCGAAATAGCGATCAATCCACAGTGGGAGACCATCGTTTTCATGATCAGCGATGTCATCAAAACGTGCAGGCAGCACACCCAAAATAGCGGCAGTGTCGAGCATAGCGTCGTAGTAGGAACGTCCTGCAAACGGAACGGAATCCAATCCAGACAAAGAATCCGATGCAGTGTTGACCAATTGGCGGGCGGTCTGCGCTAATTCGCGACCTTCAATTGATCCATTCCAGTAGCCTTCGAGCGCGAATTTTAGTTCACGCTTTGCTCCAATACGAGGAAGACCAGCGACAGTGGAAGAAAAGTTGGAAGTCATGTGAGTTAAAGACTTTCTGCTTGAGCCGAACGTGCGGATCCCGGCTAGGACGCACGGCAATCTTCTGACGATGTTTTAAGGTTCGTGAAAACACCGGGTGAGCAGAAAGCTGCCCCGGGGGTTTCCTCGCCTTTTAGTAATCGAGGTCGTCCCACTTAACGCTTAATTTCCTTGCGAGAGATCTACTAGCGAAGTCTTTGCGAAGGTCTAGCGTTCCTCATCATCCGGGGCTCCAGGGAGAGGATTAAAAGTGAACCGATTGCGTGTTCCACCCAACCCTAGACTGCTTGGTCTGTCAAGGAGTCCCGGGGAATTAAATTCACGGTGTCATTGCGGGCTTGTGAGTGTATGTGGAGGAGGGGGTCGCGCTTAAAGGTGTGCAAGATCATAGTCAAGTTCGTTTGACTTAGAGGGGCTCAATTCACCCCCGCCATTTTTGCTGAAATCTGCTTTACCTGCGGTTTTGCAAAATGCAACGCCGTGACGCGTGGTTACACCCATCAGGGGTTGGGTGGTAGGTCACAGTTTAGGGAAAGTGACTTCAAATCACGTCGAAAAATAATTGAAAGTACTTAAAGAACATGCCAATCTAGGAGACGTGATAATCATTGCAAGCGTTGTTTTCCTCCTCGTTGGCGCAATGTTGGCGAATGCTGCCGCTGCGCTCTTCAGTGCCAGCGAGCCATTCGGACGAATTTCCTACCTCATCGGGCTGCCAAACGAAGACGACTTCGTGCCGTACTCCCTACGGTTCGTGGCCTTTTTCCCACTGATGCTTTCCGCCTCCATGGCAGCATCATTCTTCGGAGTATGGGCTGTACTGCTCATCCCATTCGGATACTTCCCATCACTAATGATGGTGCACAAGCACAACAAGCAGGTTCAACAACTGTGGGACTCTGTTACCGTTGCAGACTTCTACGAGGATTCTTCACCTCTGGTCTAGTTTCACGCATGTGATCGACCGCTTTCTGCCCCTTGACTCTGGGTGGGAGGCGGTTTTTGCTGTTTGTGGGTGAGATTTGGTCGCGTGGTGTGTGCATAAGACAACAAGATATTGGCAAAAGGTGGTCAAAATCGGGAAATCTTGTTGTCGAATGTACGGCAGCGATCAGGTTCAATTGTGTACCTTCATCGGTCGTGTGTTCTTGAACGAAGGAAACTGATCTTGACGCATTTGTCACCTGTTTAAAGGGGTTGAATTTTTCAAATGTGTGTAAACGCGAGATCTTTAAAACCTCTCACACGTTCTTCTAGGGAGGTGGGACTTTTAGGGGCCGAGGGGAAAATTTCAGCCCGAACAAACCAGAGCGCCCAAAATTCGATTTTGTGAGGAGGCGGGTTCACTGTGTCTGGTCCGTGCAAGGGTACGTTATATGAGCAAGTTTAGTTCCGGTATGAGCTGCATCAATCTCGCCACTAGCTTGACCTATCTCAGGCCGTCCATTGGATCTGTGTGTAGAAATTGGTAAGTTACCAATAAAAAACTAAAACTTATTTAATTTCCGGGCGGTACAGGTGAATAGCACTAATAACCAGCTTTTTCTTGCCATGGGAAATTTCAGTTAATAGGTGCTAAATATTAAAAACTAGCCACCCCTGAATTAATCTGCTATGGTTCTTTATGGACTTCAGGCTGAATAGGCTTGGAGTTTTCGTATGTTTTGTTGTCCGAGTACGCCGCCATCCAGGTAGCGCACCGAGGTTGATTCATGGTGAATCCCTTTTTCGAGTGAGGCCCCACACCAGGGAAGCCCGCCGTGAAAGGTGAGTCCCAGGCACTTTCGGGTGGAGGATGTTGATCTTTTTGTGCACGGTCCACGTGGCACGCTTCGGTATGCGCCGTTGCGATTTTGCCCTGCCGTGTTTTTAAGTGAAGGCCGCCTTTTGCGGATGGGTTTAGGAGGCATTCATGGAGATGGTTGTGAAGAAGAAGCGGGTTGCGATTATTGGTGCAGGCCCAAGTGGCATTGCCCAGTTAAGAGCTTTTGAATCGGCAGAAAAGCAGGGACAAGAGAATCCTGAGCTGGTGTGTTTTGAAAAGCAAGACACATGGGGCGGCCAGTGGAATTACTCGTGGCGTACCGGCACTGATTCTTATGGTGAGCCAGTGCACTCGAGTATGTACCGGAACTTGTGGTCAAACGGGCCGAAGGAAGTGCTGGAATTTGCTGAGTACAGTTTTGATGAGCACTTTGGAAAGCCGATTTCTTCCTACCCTCCACGTGAAGTTCTGTGGGATTACATTGCAGGCCGTGCAAAGAAGTCTAATGTAGAAAAATACATTAAGTTCGCGCATGTTGTTCGCTGGGTGAGTTTTGATGAGAACTCCCAGCTGTTTACCGTCACGGTAGAAAATCTTCGCACCGGTGAGACTAGCAGTGATACTTATGACAACGTCATTGTTGGTGCAGGTCACTTCAGTTTCCCAAATGTTCCACACTTTGAGGGTGTAGAGACTTTCCCAGGTCAGATCATGCATGCTCATGAATTCCGTGGTGCAGAAAGTGTTGCTGATAAGGATATTTTGCTGATTGGTGCAAGTTATTCTGCAGAAGATATCGGTACTCAGGCTTATAAGATGGGTGCCCGTTCGGTGACTTTTTCTTATCGTTCAAAGCCGATGGGGTATGAATGGCCAGAGGAGATGACTGAGCTTCCTTTGGTTGAGCGTTTCGATGGCTCCGAGGTTCACTTTGTCAACGGTGAAAAGCGCAAGGTCGACATCGTGGTGTTCTGTACTGGCTATTTACACCATTACCCATTCATGCCATCTGAGCTGACGTTGAGTTCCCCGAATAATCTCTACCCGGATACTCTGTATCGCGGTGTGGTGTCTGAGGCTAATAACCAGCTATTTTGGTTGGGTTCCCAAGATCAGTGGCTGACGTTCAATATGTTTGATGCGCAGGCGTGGTATGTCCGTGATGTCATCTTGGGGCGCATTGCTCTTCCATCGAAGGAAGCGCAGCGTAACCACATGGATCAGTGGCTGTCTCGTTTTGAGGGCCTGAAGTCTGAAAATGATCAGATTGATTTCCAGTGTGACTACGTCGAGGACCTGATTAACCAGACGGATTACCCTTCGTTTGATCTGAAGGAAGTCGCAAAGATTTTGAAGGGGTGGGTGAAGTCGAAGGAGGAGGATATCCTCAACTACCGCGATTACACCTACACATCAGTAATGACTGGAACCACATCTGTGGAGCACCATACTCCGTGGATGATTGAGTTGGATGACTCGTTGGAGCGTTACTTAAGCGAACCAGCTGAAGATGATGCCCGCCAGGTTTACCGTGGTAAAAAAGTACGCGACAAAGCCTAAATTCCTGTTGCTTCAGTAAGCGGTGTGCTGTCAGAATTAGCGCATGACAATCATTGCGAGTGTCGTGTTCCTCATTGTGGGGACTGTTCTGGCAGCTACTGCAACCGCTCGTTGGAGCATGCTTGAACCTTATGGTTTGATTCCGCATTTTATTGGCCGTGAGATCAATTTTGAACGTCACGGCCAATTTTTGGTTTATCTGCTTCGTGCTGCCAGCTTTTTCTTTTTGGTTGTGGCTGCGGCTTTGGCTCAAACTCTTTTCGGTGTGTGGTCGCTGTTATTACTGGTTGTCGGCGGTTTTCCGTCAGGCATGATGGTACGTCAGCACAATCGTCGAGTGCGTGCGATGTGGCGCCCACGAGAAGTTGAATAAGGACTAGGCTTGATCGCATGTCTTTGATTCCCGCCCAGAATTTTGATGATGTTGCTTTGATCATTGAGGGCGGTGGTACCCGAAATTCTTATACCGCTGCGTTGATTGATCAGTTGATTGCCAACAATATTCATTTCGGATGGGTTGGGGGAGTTTCGGCTGGCGCGTCGCATACCGTGAATTATTTGTCGGCGGATCGTTTTCGTACGGTGTCGAGTTTTGTGGAGTTTGCAGCCGATCGCCGGTTTTCAGGCATTCAGCCTCTGGTGCGTGGGCGCGGTTATTTCAATGCGGTGGATATTTATGAAACTTCCACGCAGCCGGATCAGCAGTATCCTTTTGATTTTGATACCTTTGCCAATGATCCCACTCCTTTCCAACTTTCCGCCGTGCGCGCCGATACTGGTGAGACCGTTTTTTGGGGTAGGGAAGACACCCAGGATCTGACGTCTTTGATGAAACGCGTCCGCGCGTCGTCGACCATGCCTGGTTTTATGCCGATCACTTACATCGATGGCCACCCCTATGTCGATGGCGCGGTCGGGGAGACCGGCGGTTTGATGTTGCAGCCGGCAATCGATGCGGGCTTCACCCGCTTTTTGGTCGTAGCCTCCCGCCCGCGCGATTATTGGCGCAAGGAGATCGGTCGCCCGGGTTTTATAAAAGCTGCTTTACGACGCTTCCCCTCAATCGCCGATCTCACCATCGCGCGCCCTGCACTGTATAACTCAGTCAAGCAACAGATCCTTGACCTAGAAAAACAAGGCAATGCCTATGTGTTTTTCGCAGACAACATGAACATCCAAAACACCGAAATTAATCTAAAGAAACTCCGTGCATCTTTCGACGCAGGCATGCAGCAAACCCGTAAAGATTGGCCGGAAATCATGCACTTCCTTAACGGGGGTGCGTAAACCGCCAGGTGTATCTGATAAGTCTGTAAATAGTTGTTAAGAATCGGTGCGTTGCAGCTTTTCCTCAGTAGGGTGATTGCTAACACTTAAAGCATTTAAAGCTAAGGGGGCTGCAACGTGAAACTACTTCGACTCGGCGCTGCTGTATTAACGTCTGCACTAACTGTGAGTGCATTTGTTGCACCGACTGCCTCTGCCGCAACAGTTGAGATCATCGATGACAATATGTGTAAATTCACCCTCACCAATCAGGACTTCAACGATGTAGTTGCCGCTGCAGCAGATCCTGAACAAGGTTCCCTTAAACGGCTTAATGCGCTGTTCCCACAGATTGAGGGTGGCTTAGACCTTGTGGTTTCAGAGGTTGCATCGCAGTTGGTTGCAACCAACAAATTTGAATCAGAAAAGCTTACTGCTCCTGCTCAAACAAAGTTCCAGAAGTACCTTGAGCTGGGAGTAGCGGCTGACTTTACTCAAAATGAATTGATGTCGATGCTCGTGGGCGCATCAATGTCGCCTTTGTTGGTTGCCTCTTTGAATGCACAGAAGTCCATTTACATTGGAACCTTCCACCTCACAAAAATCAATGCGCAACATTGGATTGATATTGTCGATGGCTTCCCCGGAAACTACGGCTTCAACTTTGACGCAAAAACCTACAATGGCCAGCCGATCAAGGACAGCGTGTTGACAGTGCTTGAACCAAGCATCGCTGACCATGAAAACCTGGTTGATGTTTATTCAGTTCCGTTTGAAAGCTGTATTACCGGCGTGCCGAGTAATGGCGGTGGCAATGGCGGAAACGGTGGCGACAACGGTAGTGGTGGGAATGGCAACGGTGGTAACGGAAATGGCGGAGGTGGCTTCAGCAGTTCATTTGGCAGTAGCTAGTCCAATCGCAGGTCATCGCGTAGATGCTGTGGCCACCGGGCGACTTCTGCTGGAGTAGTGGCGATGCGCAATTGAGCGTTCGGCATCAATCGGGTGAGTTCAATGGCGGTGGATACGGGGTGTCCGGGATCATCTGTCCAGCTTAAGATCGTGGTGGGAACGGAGATGTTAGCGATCTCCTCTTTTGAGGGGAGATCGCTAAGCGCTGCACCCCGGTAAGCCCACGGGAGTAGTTCGGTAGAAATATCGGGGACAGTGTCGGGAGTTCCAATTGTTGCTGGTGGTTGGGCGTGAAGTTTCTCAGCGTTGAGGAAGGCGTCCATGCCGTGGGTTTCTAAAAATGTTGCAAAAGAAAGATACTCTGCGGCTTGGGCTTTTCGGGAATCCCAGGCGGTTGGTGGGAGCATGAGAGTGAATCCACTGAAGCGGTCGGGGTTTAATACAGCTGCTTTAAGCAGGGTGGCGCAACCCATGGAGGGGCCGACGCCGTGGACTTGTTCGTGGGGGAAGTGGGCGTCGAGAAGCATTAAAAGATCACCCGCTAGGGTGTCCCACTGATAATCGGTGGAGGCAGCGCGGCCGGTGGAGGTGCCGTGGCCGCGGGCGTCGTAACGCAAAAGGCGTGTGCCGGACAGTCCGCGGCCGAGATCGAGGTCGAGGAGGCGGTCGCGTTGTCGCGATGAAGTGAGGCCGTGGAGTTGGACGACTGCGTGGCCGTGTTCGTCGCTGAACGAGGTGGATAGTTGCGCGCCGGGGACGGGGAAAGTGCCGTGTTGGAGGGGAGTGGGCATTGGATGTTTCCTCAAATATTTTCTATCAATCTATAGATACTAGGTCTATTATAAAGCCATGAGACTGACACATGTAGACCAATTAAACCTTCCGTTTGGCACGTTGAGCAGCTATCACCTCGAGGTGTCGCCGCCGGGGGAGGCC
Above is a genomic segment from Corynebacterium suranareeae containing:
- a CDS encoding NAD(P)-binding domain-containing protein gives rise to the protein MEMVVKKKRVAIIGAGPSGIAQLRAFESAEKQGQENPELVCFEKQDTWGGQWNYSWRTGTDSYGEPVHSSMYRNLWSNGPKEVLEFAEYSFDEHFGKPISSYPPREVLWDYIAGRAKKSNVEKYIKFAHVVRWVSFDENSQLFTVTVENLRTGETSSDTYDNVIVGAGHFSFPNVPHFEGVETFPGQIMHAHEFRGAESVADKDILLIGASYSAEDIGTQAYKMGARSVTFSYRSKPMGYEWPEEMTELPLVERFDGSEVHFVNGEKRKVDIVVFCTGYLHHYPFMPSELTLSSPNNLYPDTLYRGVVSEANNQLFWLGSQDQWLTFNMFDAQAWYVRDVILGRIALPSKEAQRNHMDQWLSRFEGLKSENDQIDFQCDYVEDLINQTDYPSFDLKEVAKILKGWVKSKEEDILNYRDYTYTSVMTGTTSVEHHTPWMIELDDSLERYLSEPAEDDARQVYRGKKVRDKA
- a CDS encoding patatin-like phospholipase family protein, whose amino-acid sequence is MSLIPAQNFDDVALIIEGGGTRNSYTAALIDQLIANNIHFGWVGGVSAGASHTVNYLSADRFRTVSSFVEFAADRRFSGIQPLVRGRGYFNAVDIYETSTQPDQQYPFDFDTFANDPTPFQLSAVRADTGETVFWGREDTQDLTSLMKRVRASSTMPGFMPITYIDGHPYVDGAVGETGGLMLQPAIDAGFTRFLVVASRPRDYWRKEIGRPGFIKAALRRFPSIADLTIARPALYNSVKQQILDLEKQGNAYVFFADNMNIQNTEINLKKLRASFDAGMQQTRKDWPEIMHFLNGGA
- a CDS encoding alpha/beta fold hydrolase, with the translated sequence MPTPLQHGTFPVPGAQLSTSFSDEHGHAVVQLHGLTSSRQRDRLLDLDLGRGLSGTRLLRYDARGHGTSTGRAASTDYQWDTLAGDLLMLLDAHFPHEQVHGVGPSMGCATLLKAAVLNPDRFSGFTLMLPPTAWDSRKAQAAEYLSFATFLETHGMDAFLNAEKLHAQPPATIGTPDTVPDISTELLPWAYRGAALSDLPSKEEIANISVPTTILSWTDDPGHPVSTAIELTRLMPNAQLRIATTPAEVARWPQHLRDDLRLD